One part of the Ranitomeya imitator isolate aRanImi1 chromosome 10, aRanImi1.pri, whole genome shotgun sequence genome encodes these proteins:
- the LOC138651111 gene encoding probable G-protein coupled receptor 33 translates to MSSQPAFNFNVSATNETAHKMSSSSFNLTSAILLFFTFCFGLVVNTLYLWVLWFRMSRTVNTTLFFHLILANLMVTFVFPFAAVYFIMAPHWIFGLFLCKIINSFVSLGMYVTVFLLTVISVDRYCLVFHPHAHKRYMNPRSASIMCLLFWILAFSFTTPYLVSRQVRYEDNITICHNDYTLSGKWDEKKAKWVLFSTRLCMGFIIPFLIITFCYVKIFIKMKKENLTRSSRPYRIILFAILSFFISWLPYHIWYGMSVEKDKLKESVLSSLQVLSICLTCINSCFTPILYLFIVESFKNMFRKSILAVIELVVNETFTSMNPT, encoded by the coding sequence ATGTCATCTCAACCAGCCTTCAATTTTAATGTCAGCGCAACTAATGAAACTGCCCACAAAATGTCCTCCTCATCGTTTAACCTGACTTCAGCCATactgttattttttacattttgttttggACTAGTGGTGAACACTTTGTATCTCTGGGTGCTTTGGTTCAGGATGAGCAGAACAGTCAACACCACCTTGTTCTTCCACCTAATTTTGGCCAACCTTATGGTTACCTTTGTATTTCCATTTGCCGCAGTCTATTTTATCATGGCACCACATTGGATTTTTGGCCTCTTCCTCTGCAAGATCATCAACTCATTTGTGTCCCTAGGCATGTACGTGACCGTTTTTCTTCTGACCGTGATAAGTGTTGATCGTTACTGCTTGGTCTTTCACCCACATGCACACAAGAGGTATATGAACCCCCGTTCTGCTTCCATTATGTGCCTTTTGTTTTGGATTTTAGCATTTAGTTTTACAACTCCATACTTGGTATCCCGTCAAGTCAGATATGAGGACAATATTACCATCTGCCACAATGATTACACCCTCTCAGGAAAATGGGACGAGAAGAAGGCAAAATGGGTCTTGTTCAGTACACGCTTATGCATGGGCTTCATAATCCCTTTTCTCATCATTACCTTCTGTTATGTAAAAATATTCATCAAGATGAAGAAGGAAAATCTCACACGATCCAGTAGACCTTACAGAATAATCTTATTTGCTATTCTCTCTTTCTTCATCTCCTGGCTTCCTTACCATATCTGGTATGGAATGAGTGTTGAGAAGGACAAGCTTAAAGAAAGCGTCTTGAGTTCATTGCAAGTATTATCTATATGTCTGACCTGCATCAATAGTTGCTTTACTCCCATTCTTTATCTGTTCATTGTGGAGAGtttcaaaaacatgttcagaaagtcTATCCTGGCCGTCATCGAGTTAGTGGTCAATGAAACTTTCACCTCAATGAATCCTACGTAA